Within Diospyros lotus cultivar Yz01 chromosome 15, ASM1463336v1, whole genome shotgun sequence, the genomic segment acaaaaaaaaaaaaaaaaattgcaatacATGGGCTAAGCAAAGCCAAACTCTCGACAAGACATAAACATTCAAAGATCTTGGGGTTGGGGACCTTGGTTCAATCAACCTGGGACCCACTTTTATGATACTTTAGTCTAATCAGTTCTCACCAATTTTGGTTTCCAATTTTGCTACTTTCTCacaagaggaagaggaagaggatgcAATTTCCAGTCTTCCTCCCCAACTTGGAGGAGACCCAGCAAAAATCAAAATGTTAGGGGAAGATGGCATGATTGATGAACATCATATCCCAATTCAAAATAATGGCTATTTAATACATCCCATGCGGGCACAAGTTGccctgtgttttttttttttgtggctttGGGTTTCTGGGTGGGGGGACCTCCTTACCTACCAGGAAATGAAAGATAATCAAGAAAGGTACATCAAATAACAGGTAAATATTTGGTGAACTAATTTATCATTCTTTCCACATATCTGCAAACTCGTCAGGTTCCAGTGGATTTGACAGCTCATGCATCTTCCTCCTCGTTTTAGCTTTCACTTTCTTTGCAAATTTACCAGCTTTCTGCCTCTTCTCTAATGCTCGAATCTGGAAACATCGGGAAAGGGTTTGAAACACCGACAGCAAGATCAGACGAGATTTCCAACATGGTCCGGGCCAAGGATCAATTAAAACTCCAAAACTAAAGGAAAAAGGTTGTGGAACTCGAAAACATCTGATACTTGGCCAGACAAACTTTCCTTGAAATCCCCTTTCTTTCAAAAAAGATAGGAAACATAGAGAAAAAGCACACCTACCCTGATTTTACATGCTATTCCCGGCCAAAATTATTTCACAGTATATGACAGCAAAGCAAAAATGACACTGAATCTTCTATAACTTCCAAAACCAATATGGATGCATTAAAAAATCTTACCTGGTTAGGTGAAACATAAAAGGGATTCTCATATAGTGTTGGGCCCCCAAAGCTGCCTCCAAATATCTTGATAGGGTTCAAACAAAATCTTGGACCAACCTGTTAGAATTAGCAAACGTACAAGTTAActcactataaataaaaaaacagcCTTGTATTATGTATTAATACGAGTATAATCACTAGAAACCTCAACAAGCGTCATTTTATCCAGGCCCCCTCTGTCCACTTTATCTGCTTCACTATGAGGAACAGATATCTGTTGAGAAGTGAAAAAAGCATGATTAACATAAGAACGTTGAGGCCTTTGCATAGCAGGGGAACAAACCAACTAAATCAATAAAACATCCGATACTTTTGACATAAGGGTATAAAGAATTACATGTTAATCCTCGTCAATTAtctcaaattacaaaaaatgttaaaatgatgCTCTGTAATTTGAGCAGGGGTACGACAATGATGCAGTTATGTAATTAGGTGTAGGACATATCATCATACGTATTGAATTGAAATTGGATACAAGTATGCGGAGACATTGTGAACTCCTAAAAATTCTgttaaagcaaaacaaaaaaatttataagactATAAGATAAAGTTAACTGTATGGCATTAAATGTTGGGCAGTAAAGCAGCAATAACCACAAGCCGCCTTCTtccaaaatatgagcataacagAAAAGAGGATATTATGAAGTGACccctattaaagataagatgcagCATGGGACTCAATTGAGATAATTTGATTAAGTGAACCAAAAACCAATTGAGGCTTCCGTGGAAACGGTAGATAGAATGGAAGTAGTCTAGCCCAAAATGTGAAGgaacacccaaaaaaaaaaaaaaaaatggtgacAAACTCATGTTTCATATGAGTTAATAAGGATTTCTATAAAATATGTGGTCACAGATAGAGCTGACTGGTGAGCCAAAATTGGTGGGAAACTCTTAAAAAGGATTACAGCTAAAAATACATTTTACACAAGAATATACTTGAAACCAGATTATATTTAGTGTGGAGGGGGAAGTTTCTCTTACGTCCCAACatggaaaaatatattttccccTCATTAACAAATGCTAGATTCTCCTTACTTGAATATGAATTATATTACAGAATCTGAAATTTCAATTTGGTTGCGGGGATGGATGCATATCCCAAACTCTTTCTCTTATCATATAGGCACAAGTACAGGAAGGGCAACAGAAGAGTCCATGTAACATGAGCACATCAACCTAAcatcaaatttagaaatttGACCAGAAATGAATCGAAATCCCCatgaaatgtaaaattttgacagtaaatacaaataaaataggGTATATATGATTAATAAGTATTATATCAGCACATGGCATCACATATTATTCAAAGATAGTAGCACTGCTTCCTATGAAGCAAAGGGAGCTTAAACTTAGATATGACATGTGAAGTGCAACCCCACAAACTGGCTGTTGCTGGAAGCATTGTCCAGATGGCCAATAACTGACAAATCAGATGGTTCCAATTCAAgcaccctccccccccccccccaaaaaaaaaaaagggaaaaaaaatctgATGGTTTCAGGTTTCTCGTgaaactttttcatatgaagatggtgttagAACTTTTCcatagttgatattgtgaaaccaaccTGTAAAACATAGAAACATGACACCATGTGATTTGTTAGTTGACTTAAATGTGGACGCTGTTTCCagcaattgacattatgaatgttgtGTCActaaccctaacttggttatgATAAGGTGCAgtcaatgatgatgatgaactgACAAGTCAGATGCCCTATCATATGCAAATTCAAGTATAAGCAACTCAACcatgaaattagagaaaaagacATCAGAAAACCAAATCATGGGTGTTGATGGAACAATATCTAACCAAAGAAAATTCATGCTTTGGATGATTAGGTTGATAATTGCATCACCATAAGATGCAGGCCATGTAACACTACCCAACCTTAATTATCTTaactgctctctctctctctctcacacacacccGCCCGCCCGCCCGACCGCTGAAAGCCTAATTGGGCTCATACAAAATACCTTTTGAGGAAGCTTATTCCAGTTCTCATATTAAGATCTTAAGAGGGTAAACCGTAAACCACcgcccctccccctccccccccgcACCCCCGggccccaaaaaaataaaaataaaagaacaaccAAGCATCTTTTAGCAGCAAAACATTTATACGCTGTGATACTTCAACAGATTTTACCACCAAGGAATAAACTAAATATGAATGTGCACCAATAGAATATGAGGGCATGACACAGAATTCCAATTTTAGATTCCAAACAatagaatttttcaataatttacaattttatttaacataatatagttcaagataatggatACCAACCAACCTGGTAATTCCGGAACCATATGTGATCATCAACAATTGAGAAAACAAATACGTGATCATGATAAGGTTTAGATTTCCTGTGGTCTTTTGGAGTTCCAAATATCTGGCAAAAACAGTACATCAAATATAAAAAGGATCATTAATAATCCAGATAAGAAACTTCAATCTTTAATACACGAATGTGAGAAAATCACATAGAGAATGATCTTCTAAGTGAGATCCAATGAACTCTCATAAAAGGAGGTAGTAACAATGAttgcatattaaaaaaaaaaaaagagtaaaatctGGTTACATTTATATGGCATCCAAGGAAAGGGCAGTTACCAAGGATTTTACTAAATACTGGATTTACTTTTATGTAGATATGCTAAAGAGTTGACGCAATGCTTCATCAGCTTAAACATTATGACCAAACATACAAAAGTCTAATAAACATCAGAAACAAATTAGAAAAGTGAATATATTGATTGTCTATGATGAAATGACTTCATACAAGAATCTTAGACAAAGTATAGTGTCTGCCCAAAACCCAAAACCAGGAACACAGGTCAGCTTGATCATGACGCTTAATGAAAACAGAGCCTGCAAGCATTGAGACCATAACCAAAACAGGCCATAgactttattgtttttaatgtttgcatatatacaaaaatacaactTCATACAGATAGCAAGCCTCCCCCCttcccaaaataataataagaatgaTAATAACTAAATGAAGGAGTAGAGAGAGAAACCCGCCAAATGACATAGGAATCTTGTACTTGGAGAGAGGAGAGTTCCTCCCTCACTGGAGAAAGTAACCTCTAGATATTAGTTGCAAATTCTTTACATTAATTTACTTTCACGTGACTCCAAACTTGCATCCACAATTTGGTAACAGGATGTTATGATTTGGACAGTGGAAGGCAGATCAACAAACCTGCAAGAACATCTCTTTCAGGAGTTTCCAGTGAGGgcttttatcaaaattacttGAGAAGGTCAAAATCGGTCTTGAACCTTTCAGATGATTTCCAGTAAGCTTCAACTCTTCCATTGTGTGAACTTGATAACAAATCAAAACTGAGTAATTAGGCCAGGCTTCCAGTGTGTACAacagagaaaaaagagagaattatacaaaaatatgcaCAACACCATGGAAACTGGTGCATGACACAGCAGTAGCAGATAACACAACCATATATACCAGTAAAACTTGGGACAGAGCAAGAAATTACCAGCATTGACTAAAAATTTCACTGATGGACCACTGGGACACTTCACCATCCATAGGTAAAGGTCGTTGTGCTTTCTGCACTGCTAATGTAGAAGAAACCATAAGTGATCCTGTGAAAAGCTACAGTCCTCAATATACTCTATGCTTAAATTGTAAAGCAttcattcaaaaataaaataacctaACATGACACATCAACTCTGATCACAACAAGATGTAAAACCAACCCAAATTGCCATACATTCAGACTTTTCTACAACAGAATCTACTGATTTAAGAAATAACCCATTTGACAAAACTAGAATGTGCTAGGAGAAGACCAAAAATAATTACCTCGAAAAACAAGCAAGAAGAACAACCTTTCAGCTCAACTAGCTCATTTAGAGTTGCACCCTTACTTTCTTTAGATTCAACCTTGTTATCCTTCTTACAATGGGGCAAGAGTGACACCACATTCAACATCAAATGCCGATACCTGAATACCATAAAATTCATGAAACTAGCCAGCATGGTGCaagaaatttgtaaaatttatgaaaaaagaaggggaaaaaaagaaaaaaaaatgaacttcCACCTGTAATTGATGCGGCGTGAACAAGTAACCAAAAccttctctttatttctaaaagCTGTAAAATCTGTTTCTTTCTCTTCAGTCCTACCATCTTTCCAACCCACAAGTGTTCTTTTAGGTCTTTCTGTAGCAATTTCATCTATTTTTACAGTTGCATCCACCTCAGATGATTCACTGTGTTTCCGTTTCTTTACCATTGAATCTTTAATATCTAACATAGAAAAGAAgaatataaagatatatataaatacaaatattgcagtaaaaaaaaaaagaagcaggAGCACAGGTTTTAGGGTTTCACCACAACCAAAGAGAAGAAATTGAAAGTTGAGAGTTTCACCTCAGAGCACTAAACCCTAAATTCTAGTTATGAAGGTAGGGTGTAGTCAGAGTTACTAGAATTGCAATCAAAACGAGTCAAACCAAGCTTCACTGAGCTCCAGCTCGACTCGGGTTGCCACCAAGCTCGAGCTCGCCAGAGCCTGGTGAGCTCGGGCTTGAGCTcgaatttttgtttgaaaaaaccTAATAATCAAcctgataatcaacaaatataactttaaatcaagCCAACCTCATAAccaacaaatataacatcaaCATGATAATCAAGTAATAATAAAATCCCATATCTACCAAAACTAAATCCACTCATCCAATGGACTCCAAGAGCCTAGTTTTCCACTACAGTATGCATATGGACATGAAAGATAAacattagaaaaaaaactcaaaaataagtACCAGTATGCATGCGGACGTGAAAGATAAACAACAGACAAAACTCAACAATAACCTATTTCAGAACAAGAAGCATAGAACATATTGGcatggtattaaaaaaaataaccacTAAGAGGAGGCTGTGCGGTGGGGGCGGCAGAGAGGGAGCGGCTGTGCGGCGGGGGCGAGAGGCGGCAAAGAGGGAGGATGCAGCGGCGGGCGGCGGTGGTAGGCAACGGCCCTGTAGCGGCTGGCTTCAGAGAGGGCGGCGAGAAGCTTCACTGtaggtctcttcttctttgAAGCCGGCGGCAAGAGGCTTCACTGTGGGTCTCTTCTTCTCTGAAGCCGGCGGCGACAGGCTGTAGGTCTTATTCATTCTTCCCTCCAATTTAGGGTTTATAGTATTTATATGGTgtgttttgtaatttataatatataaaatataagaaaataatttaaataattactatatttttataataccattatttatatatatatattgatataatacTATACAGTTAATAATAGCcttatttaaaacaaataaaaaatctaatcactattgtaaattattattgattttggatataattattattaaaaatattagaatatcatgtcaatttatataaaatttaaatcaaataaagttTTGACTCATTTGTATCCTACTCTTAGAGATAGCAATGGAACAGAAAGAGAATCCCTATACTTGAATAACCATTAGTGTCCTCGTTCGTTGACCCAACCCAATAGGTATTTTGTTTCACCTTACCCTATCCTATTATTTCGATTTCCTAAGATAAGGGGTACTAGTAAATTTcgatatataaaatttatagttaaaataatttcataatcatAACAATTTTGTAAGGTAAGTTGGCTAGTTAATTGCTGCt encodes:
- the LOC127792082 gene encoding ribosome biogenesis protein BRX1 homolog 1-like isoform X1 codes for the protein MVKKRKHSESSEVDATVKIDEIATERPKRTLVGWKDGRTEEKETDFTAFRNKEKVLVTCSRRINYRYRHLMLNVVSLLPHCKKDNKVESKESKGATLNELVELKGCSSCLFFEQCRKHNDLYLWMVKCPSGPSVKFLVNAVHTMEELKLTGNHLKGSRPILTFSSNFDKSPHWKLLKEMFLQIFGTPKDHRKSKPYHDHVFVFSIVDDHIWFRNYQISVPHSEADKVDRGGLDKMTLVEVGPRFCLNPIKIFGGSFGGPTLYENPFYVSPNQIRALEKRQKAGKFAKKVKAKTRRKMHELSNPLEPDEFADMWKE
- the LOC127792082 gene encoding ribosome biogenesis protein BRX1 homolog 2-like isoform X2, with amino-acid sequence MVKKRKHSESSEVDATVKIDEIATERPKRTLVGWKDGRTEEKETDFTAFRNKEKVLVTCSRRINYRYRHLMLNVVSLLPHCKKDNKVESKESKGATLNELVELKGCSSCLFFECRKHNDLYLWMVKCPSGPSVKFLVNAVHTMEELKLTGNHLKGSRPILTFSSNFDKSPHWKLLKEMFLQIFGTPKDHRKSKPYHDHVFVFSIVDDHIWFRNYQISVPHSEADKVDRGGLDKMTLVEVGPRFCLNPIKIFGGSFGGPTLYENPFYVSPNQIRALEKRQKAGKFAKKVKAKTRRKMHELSNPLEPDEFADMWKE